GGTCGTGGTGGCGCAGGCCGACGAGGGCCCGCCCGCATCGGGCGGGCGGCATCCGCTGCCCAGCCGCGAGAAGTTCGCAGCCTGGCTCTCCAGCATCGGCTTTGCGAACAACATGCAGGCTGTGGTCTACGACCGCAACGGCGCCAACTACTGCGGCCGGCTCTGGTGGATGCTGAAGTGGATGGGCCACGACGCCGTGGCCGTGCTCGACGGCGGCCTGCAAGCCTGGCAGGCGGCGTGCGGCCCGACGAGCAGCGGCGAGGAGCCGGCGCGCTTCCAGTCCAACTTCGTGCCCGGTGAACCGCTCGCGGCCCTGGTCGACACGCGCACCGTCGCCGCGCGGCTGGAGAAGGCCGATCAGACGCTGATCGATGCGCGCGCCGCCGCACGTTATCGCGGCGAGGTGGAACCCCTGGACCCGATCGCCGGTCACATCCCCGGGGCCCTGAACCGGCCCTTCACCGAGAACCTCGGCCCTGAAGGCAAGTTCAAGCCGGCCGCGCAGCTGCGCGCCGAGTTCGAAGCTCTGCTGCAAGGCCGGGACCCCGCCACGGTCGTCCACCACTGCGGCAGCGGCGTGAGCGCCGTGCCGAACGTGCTCGCGATGCAGATTGCCGGGCTCGGGCCGACCGCGCTCTATGCCGGCAGCTGGAGCGAATGGAGCAACACGCCGGGACTGCCGACCCGGCAAGGTGCGGATGCATGAATCTTCAACGCCTTCTCTGGACTTTTGCGTTCACGGCCCTGGCCGCGGCAGCCCCGCTGGCCGCGACGGCACAGGCGCGCGCGCACGTGCACGGCCAGCTCAAGCTCGACATCGCCATCGAGGGCCCGACCGTGGTGATCGAGATGGAATCGCCGCTCGAGAACTTCGTCGGCTTCGAGCATGCGCCCAAGACCGAGGCCGAGAAGAAGATGGCCGAGGACGCCATTGGACAGCTGCGCGCGGCCGACCAGCTGTTCAAGATCGACCCCGCCGCCAACTGTAAGCTCGGCCCCGTCACGCTCCGTTCGGCGGCGCTGGGCCTGGGCAAGTCCGAGACCGGCGTGGGTGAAGGCCATGCGGATCTCGATGGCACTTTCGCGTTCAATTGCACCAAGGCCACGGAGACGAAGTTCATCGAGCTGGCGTTGTTCAACGCCTTCAAGGGCGTGCGCCAGATCGACGTGCAGATCGTCTCGCCGGACGGCCAGTTCAAGCGCACGCTCAAGCGGCCCGCCACGCGTCTGACGTGGGGCGGCAAGTGACGGTTCGGTGAGCGCGGTTCTTTCCGCCGAAGCGCTGCGCTACGCCTGGCCGGGCGCCCCTGCCTCCTGCATCGACATCGAACACCTCGACATCGAAGCGGGCGAAGCCGTGTTCCTGCACGGGCCCAGCGGCTGCGGCAAGAGCACGCTGCTGTCGCTGCTGGCCGGCGTGCTGGTGGCCGATGCGGGCCGCATCACCCTGCTGGGCCAGGACTGGGCCACGCTCTCGGGCGCCGCGCGCGACCGCCAGCGCGTCGCACACGTGGGCTACATCTTCCAGCAGTTCAATCTGCTGCCCTACCTGAGCGTGCTCGACAACGTGCTGCTGCCCTGCCGCTTCTCGGCACGACGCCGCGAGCAGGCCGGGCGCGAAGGCGGCGCGTGCGCGCAGGCCGCGCAATTGCTCGAAGCAATGGGCTTGCCGCAAGCCTTGTGGAAACGCCAGGCGATGCAGTTGTCGGTCGGCCAGCAGCAGCGCGTGGCCGCGGCCCGCGCGCTCATCGGCCACCCCGAGGTCGTGATCGCCGACGAGCCCACCTCGGCACTCGACGAGGACCGCCGCGAGGCCTTCCTCGACGTCCTCATCGAGGCCTGCCGCGCGAACCGCAGCGCCCTGGTGTTCGTGAGCCACGACCAGCGCATCGCGGCGCGCTTCGGCCGGCATCTGCTGCTGCCCGAGATCAACCGCGCGGCCATGGGCGAGCCCCCATGAAGGCCCTGTTCGCGATCGCCTGGAAGAGCGCCTGGAACCGCCGCTTCACGCTGGCGCTCACGGTGCTGTCGATCGCGCTGTCCACCTTCCTGCTGTTGGGCGTCGAGCGCATCCGCACCGAGCTGCGCGACAACTTCTCCGCATCCGTCTCGGGGACCGACCTGATCGTGGGCGCACGCACCGGCTCCTCGCAACTGCTGCTGTACTCGGTGTTCCGCATCGGCGCCGCCACCAACAACATGCAGTGGCAGAGCGTGCAGGCCCTGGCCGCGCACCCGGGCGTGGATTGGGTAGTGCCGCTGTCGCTGGGCGACTCCCACCGCGGCTTCGCGGTGCTTGCGACCTCGCCGGACTACTTCCAGCATTTCCGCTACGGCAACCGCCAGCCGCTGCGGCTGCGGGAGGGCAAGCCCTTCGCCGAACTCTTCGACACGGTGATCGGCGCCGAAGTGGCGGATCGGCTCGGCTACCACGTGGGCCAACGCATCACGCTGGCGCACGGCAGCGGCGAACTCAACGTGGCCGAACATGCCGACAAGCCCTTCGTCGTGGCGGGGGTGCTCGCGCGCACGGGCACGCCGGTCGATCGAACGGTCCACATCGGCCTGGAAGCGATGGAGGCCTTGCATCTCGAATGGCGCGGCGGCGCGCCGCTGCCGGGCGTGCGCATCCCGGCCGAGCAGGTCCGCAAGTTCGATCTCAAGCCCAAGACCGTGACCGCCGCGCTGGTCGGGCTCAAGAACCGGGCCGCGGTGTTCTCGGTGCAGCGCTGGGTTTCAACCTACCAGCCCGAGGCGCTGATGGCCATCCTGCCCGGCGTGGCGCTGGACGAGTTGTGGAGCGTGATCGGCGTCGGCGAGAACGCGCTGCTGCTGATGTCAGCGCTGGTCGCGCTGGTCAGCCTCGCAGGGCTGGTGTCGGTGGTGATGGCGGGGCTGAACGAGCGGCGCCGCGAGCTCGCGGTATTGCGTGCGGTGGGCGCCAGCCTGCGCCATGTGCTGGCGTTGCTGGCGCTCGAAGGCGCGATCGTCACACTGCTGGGCGTGGCGCTCGGCCTCGTCGCGGCGGCGCTGGGGATCGCCCTGCTTTCGCCATGGCTGCAGGCCCAGTTCGGGCTGACACTCTCGCTGTCCGAACCTACACTCAATGAATGGGCCTTGCTCGCCGGCTTGCTGGCGGCGGGCTGGCTTGCGAGCCTGCTGCCGGGCGTGCGCGCCTACCGGCTCTCTCTTGCAGACGGCCTCTCCCCAAGGATCTGAACATGATGAAGACATTGCGTCCCCTGCTCCTGGCGCTGTGTGCCGCGACCGTCACGGCCTACGCTGCCGACCCGGCGCCGCAGTCGACCTCGGCCACCAACCCGCTGGGCGGCAAGAACGCCGCCGCCAAGCCCGCGCCGGGTCAGCCGCGGCTGATTGCCTGGGAAGAATTGGTGCCCAAGGACTGGGACCCGATGAAGGAATTCAAGGGCATGGACCTGAGCAAGCTGGAGGACGGCGATCCTCGCGCCAACGAGCTGCTGATGAAAATGCAGGAAGTCTCGAACAACGCGCCCACCAACCCTGCGATGAACGGCGTGGAGATCAAGCTGCCGGGCTTCATCGTGCCGCTGGAAGAGAACAAGGGCGAGGTCACGGAGTTCCTGCTGGTGCCCTACTTCGGCGCCTGCATCCACACCCCGCCGCCGCCGGCCAACCAGATCGTGCACGTGCGCCCGCGCCAGGGCGCGAAGTTCCGCGCCATGGACACGGTATGGATCACCGGCAAGCTCCAGACCCTGCGCAACGATTCGATGATGGGCGTGAGCGGCTACCACATGACCGCGGAGAGCGTCACCAAGTACACCGGCGGGGCGAAGTAGCAGACGACCGCAGCGCCCGGGGCCTATGATGAACGGGACGCTGCCCTTTCGATGGCAGCGCGCCCGGTTCCATCATCCAAGGAGCGTTCCATGTCCAATCACGTCTACAAACTCCTCGAACTCACCGGCTCTTCGCCCACGAGCAGCGACGATGCCGTGCAGCGTGCGATCGCGAAGGCCAGCGAGTCGGTGCGCAACATCCAGTGGTTCGAGGTCACCGAGACCCGTGGCCACGTGCAGGACGGCAAGATCGCGCATTGGCAGGTCACGCTGAAAGTGGGCTTCACGCTCGAGGACTGAAGAAGGGCCCGGTGCGGACCGGGGCGACCTCAGTCCGGCGCCTGCATGACGCGATCGAATTCCTCGTCGGCCGGCACGTTGTCGGCATCGAGCTCGCTGGCATCGCTCAGGTCGATGCCGGTTTCCTCGGAAAGCTCGTCCGGCGCTCCGGCCTCGACTTCGTCCAGAGCTTCGCCTTCGGGCAGCTCGTCGTCCTCGATTTCTTCTTCCGTTGGATCGTCGACGGGATCGACGGAGCGCAGCGGGGGATCGGCGCGGTTCATGATCGGCTCCTAGGCTGTTATGGCTCGCGTTGGCAAGCCCCAAGTGTGAGCCTCCTCGCCCGACTTGGGTAGCCCGAGTTTGCAACCGGCCGAACGGGCGGTGTGTCGGAAATCGCCGCGTTCGGCCTCTTCAATGCTTGTGGCCGTGTTCCTCGTGCGCGGGCTCGGCATGCTCATGGGCATGTTCGTACTCGCCATGGGCCAGGCGGCTGACGCCCATCACCAGCAGGAGACCCGCGGCGAGCCAGGCGATCTGCCATGCGGTCTCGCGCGCGCTCAGGCGCTTTTGCAGTTGCGGAATCAGGTCGGCCAGCGCCACGTAGACAAAGCTGCTGGAGGCCAGCACCAGGAAGTAGGGAAGCCAGCCGTGGAGCTGGTCGACCAGCCACCAGCCGGCCAGGCCGCCCAGCGCGGTCATCGTGCCGGCGAGCGACACCTTGACCAGCGCCGCCCGCGCATCGGGCGAGCTCTGGCGCAGCACCACCAGGTCGCCGATGTGGTGCGGTACTTCGTGCGCAAGCACCGCGAGCGCGGCGACCAGACCCAGGCGCAGGTCGGCGATGAAGGCCGAGGCGATCAGGATGCCGTCGCCGAAGCAATGCACGCTGTCGCCGGTGAGCACTGCCCAGCCGCCGCTCTTGCGCAGATGGTCGTGGCCGTGCGAATGCGAGCGCCCGTGTCCGTGTCCGTGGCCATGGTCGTGGTCGTGGTCGTGGTGCTCCTCCTCGCCATGATGGTGCTCGTGGCCGTGGTGCCAGAGTTCGGCCTTGTCGAGCAGGAAGAACAGCACCAGCCCGCCGAGCAGCACGCCGAACAGCAGGCCCGGTTCGATGCGGCTCTCGAAGGCCTCGGGCAGCAGGTGCATGAAGGCGGTGGCCAGCAGCGCGCCAGCCGCCAGGCTCAGCAGGTGCTGCGGATCGACGCCGCCGCCGCGGCGCACGCCCACGCGCAAAAGCAGCGCGGCGACCCAGACACTTCCGATGCCGGCAACCAGAGTCGCGGCGATGATGACGAACAGGTTCATGTCGGCTTCACGAGAAAAAACAAAAGCCGCCCATCGGACGGCTTTCAGCAGAAAGCGCGGCGCCTCAGTCGATGCCGTGGCTATGGAACCAGGCCAAGGCACGCTTCCAGCCGTCCTCGGCCGGGCCCGCGACGTAGCTCGGCCGGTAGTCGGCATGGAAAGCGTGGCCCGCTTCGGGGTACACGACGAACTGGGAGGCCTTGGCCGCCGGAGAGCCGGTGGCCAGAGCGGCTTTCATCTTATCAACCGTGTCAAGGGGGATGCCCTGGTCCTTGCCGCCATAGAGACCGAGCACCGGCGCCTTCAGCTCGGCAACCAGGTCGATCGGATGCTTCGGCGTCAGCGCGCCGGGCTGCCCGACCAGCCGGCCATACCAGGCCACGCCCGCCTTGACCTTGCCAGTGGCCGCATAGAGCCAGACGATGCGGCCACCCCAGCAGAAGCCGGTGATGGCGGCCTCGTCGGCGTCGCCGCCGTTGGCCGCAGCGTACTTCAGGGCGCCGTCGAGGTCGGCCATCACTTGCGCGTCGGGCACCTTGCTGACCACTTCGGCCTGCAGCTTCGGGATGTCGGTGTAGCTGCGCGGATCGCCCTGGCGCGCATAGAGCTCGGGCGCAATCGCGTAATAGCCGGCCTTGGCGAAGCGGCGGCAGGTGTCGGCGATGTACTCGTGCACACCGAAGATCTCCTGCACCACCAGCACCACGGGCAGGCCGGTCTTGCCGGCAGGTGCGGCGGCGTAGGCCGGCACATCGAAGCCGTTCACGCTGTACTTGACGGGGCCGGCCTTCAGGCCGTCGGCGGGGGTGTTGATCGCGGTCTGCGCCGCGATGGGCAGCGTGGCCGCCGCATAGCCGACGCCGATGGCGGCCTTGAGAGCGGTGCGGCGCGTGGTGCCTTGCCAGGTGCTCTCGCCGGGGCGAAGCGAATCGAACTCGGCTTGCAGATCGGAACCTGTCTGGGAATGGCGCATCAGGGGCATCAGTACGGACTCCTTGAAGAAATCGACAACCAGGCACGCAGGCGCGCGCCACCGCAAAGGCCCGCACTGTAGGCGATCAGGCGTGAATCCGCTGTGACTGGGAAATCCCGTCATAGGCCCGCACGGCGAGCGCCGACGCCAGGACCCGTGCCGGATCGACCAGCCGCAGCCCGGCGACGGCCGCCGAGCCTTGCAGCCCCAGCGGGATCTCGGTGCAGCCCATGACGATGGCCACCGGGCCATGCCGATCCGCCAGTTGCTGCGCAACCCGGCTGAAGCAATGCTCCGCCAGACACATGTCGCCGGCTTTCACGCCCTCGTAGATGCCGCGCATCAGCAGCCTGCGCTCCTCGGCCAGCGGCAGGTGGCAGGCCAGGCCCGCATCGGCGAGCGCCTGCTCGTAGAGCCCCACGCGGTAAGTGCCCTCGGTCGCCATCAGCGCCGTGCCGCGCACGCCCTCGGCGGCGAGTTGCGCGGAGACCTCGCGCGCCACATGCAGTACCTCGATCTGCGGGAAACGCTCCTGCAGCGTGGCGTGCCAGGCATGGGCCGTGTTGCAGGCGATCGCCACCGCGCGGCTGCCGAGGGCGGCCAGCCGTCCCAGCGCCTGCAGCATGGGCTCCAGCGGCTGGTGGGCACCGAGCGCGTTCGATTCGAGCGCGCCGCTGCGGTCGGGCACCGGCACCTGCGCCAGCCAGTGCTCGGGAAAGGCCTGGTCGCGCACCGGCTCGCCGCGCTCACGCATGAGCCGGGCACAGGCTTCGACGAAGAGGCGCACGAAGTCGGCGCCCGCCGCCGGCCCCATGCCCCCAAGGATGCCGACCGTCTGCGACTTCAGCATCGCGGCCTCCCTGCCTCGATCAACGCCTGCGCTCAGGTTGCGGGTTTGTCAGTAGGCGACTTGATGTTGTCGCGCAGCTGCGGGCTCATCGGCAGGTTCAGCGGCACGTTCTTGGGCGGGATCGGCTGCAGGAACCACTTGGTGTACATCTTCTCGAACTCGCCGCTCTTCATCAGGCCGATGAAGGTGTCGTCGACCAGCTTCTTGAAGGCCGTGTCGTCCTTCGCCAGCATGCAGGCATAGGGCTCGACCTGCAACGCCTCGCCGACCACCTCGAACTCGGCCGGGTTCTTGGCATTGGCCATCAGTCCATACAGCAGGATGTCGTCCATCGCGAAAGCCACGGCGCGGCCGCTCTCGACCAGCAGGAAGGCGTCGGCGTGGTCCTTGGCCAGCACGATGTCCATGTCGAGGTTCTTCTCGGCGTTGTACTTGCGCATGACCAGCGCGTTGGTGGTGCCGGTAGTACTGGTGATCGTCTTCTTTGCGAGGTCGGCGTAGTCCTTGATGTTGGAGGACTTCTTCACCAGCAGGCGCGTGCCCGTGTAGAAGTGGTTGACGGCGAAGCTCACGTCCTTGGCGCGTGCGCTGTTGTTCGTGGTGGAACCGCACTCCAGGTCGACGGTGCCGTTGCTCAGCAGAGGAATGCGGTTCTGCGAGGTCACGGCCATCATTGCCACCTCGAGATTGGGCTTGTTGAGCTTCTTCTTGACCGCTTCGACCACCGCATTGGAGAGCTCGACCGAGAAACCGATCGGCTTGCCGCCGTCCAGGTAGCTGAAGGGCACCGAGGACTCGCGGTAGGCGAGCGTGATCTTGCCGGAGGCGGCGATCTTGGCCAGGGTGTCGGCAGCCTGCGCACCCGTTGCGGCAGCGGCGAGCGCCACGGCAGCCATCAATACGGAAATCTTCATGCGAGCCCTTTCGATCGGAATGGAATGTGTTGCCGAGTGTAGGAACGATTCACGCGGTGGCCACAATTCCTTTTGCACCCACGCCCATGACCAAAAGTTATGGCCCGGCGCCCGGAGCCTGAAAGGCATGAGCTTTGGCTATGGGCGGCGGCGCTTTTGGCATTTCACGCACGCGCGGCCGGCGCCTAGAGTCGGCGCATTCAACAAGCGACAGGAAGAAAGCGTCATGCATGTGGGTGTGCTGGGTGCCGGCATCGTGGGCCTGGCCACGGCGTGGCAGTTGAGCCAGCGGGGCGTCCGGGTGAGCGTGGTCGACCGCGCGGCGCCTGGGTCCGGCGCAAGCGGCGGCAACGGCGCGCAGCTGAGCTATTCCTACGTGCAGCCGCTGGCCGACGCTTCCATCTGGAAGCAGCTGCCCAAGCTGCTGTTCTCGCCCTCCTCCCCGCTGAAGCTGCGGCCCCAGCTCGATCCGCTGCAGTGGCGCTGGGGCCTGGCATTTCTCGCGGCCTGCAACGCGCGCACCTCGCGCGAGACCACGTCCCGGTTGCTGGCACTGGCGGCCGAGAGCCGCGCCGCCTTCGAGACCATGCTGGCCGGGCTCGATCCCGACTGCGACTACTCCAGCACCGGCAAGCTGGTCCTGTATGGGAGCGCCGCCTCGCTGGACGGCGCCCGCCGTCAGCTCGAGCTCCAGCGCACGATGGGCAGCGAGCAGCGCCTGGTCACGCCCGACGAATGCATCTCGATCGAGCCCGCGCTCGCGGCTTACCGCGACCAGATGGCCGGCGCCGTCCACACGCCCAGCGAATGTGCCGCCGACTGCCTCAAGCTCTGCAACGCGCTGGAGCGGGCGTTGCGGGCGCGCGGTGTGCGCTTCCTGCTCGACTGCGAGGTGCAAGGCTTCGACCGGCGCGATGGCCGCGTGGCGGCGGTGCAGACCAGCGCGGGCGACGTGGAGGCGGACGCCTTCGTCATGGCCCTTGGCACCGCCTCGCATCGGCTGGGTCGCCAGCTCGGCGCCTACCTGCCGGTCTATCCGCTCAAGGGCTACAGCATCACGGTCGATGTGGACGGGGCGCCCGATGCGGCGCCGCAGGTCAGCGTGACCGACAGCGCGCGCAAGGTGGTGTTCGCGCGCATCGGCTCGCGCCTGCGGGTGGCGGGGATGGCCGAGCTGGTGGGGCACGATGCCAGCATCCCGGCCACGCGCATCGAGACGCTGGCGGCGGCGACGCGCGCCGTGTTTCCACAGGCCAGCCGCATGGAGGCGCTCCATCCCTGGACCGGCATGCGCCCGGCCACGCCGACGGGCGTGCCCATCATCGGGCGCCTGGCCGGTGCGCCGTCGAACATGGTGTTCAACACCGGCCACGGCGCGCTGGGCTTCACGCTGGCTTTCGGATCGGCGGAGCGCGTGGCGCGGCAGCTGACGGCCTAAGCCATTTCCTCGATCGCCTCGCGCATGCAGCGCGTGATGCCGCGCACCGCCACCGAGTCGGGCCGTTCGGCAAAGCGCAAGGCACGGATCGGCACCGGGATGCACGGCTCGAGCGCCAGCACATCCACCTTCTCGCGATCGGCAGAGCCGGCGGTGCAGCCGTCGACCAGTGCCACGCCCAGCCCATGGTGCGCCATGGCCAGCGCGGCATGGTAGGTCTGCACCGTGACCACGGCCTGCTGGAAGCCCACGCCGGCCTGTCGGCAGGCCTGGCTCAGGCTGGTGCCCACGGGGTCACGGCTGTCGAGCCCCACCACCGGGACCTTGACGAGGTCGTGCAGCGCCACCGAGCCGTTGCGCACCAGCGCGCGCGGCAGCATCCCCTTGGGTGCGATGCACACCATGCGGCTGTCGGCCAGCGCCTCCTGCGTGAGCGAGGGATGCACCGCGGGACTGAAGGCGAAGCCGACGTCGGCCTCCTGCCGCAGCAGGGCCGACATGATCTGCGGCGAATGCAGCGATTCCACCGTGACGACCACGCCCGGATGCTGCTCCCGGAACGCCTTGAGCGCGCGCGGCAGCACTTCATAGCTCAGCGCCAGCACGGTGAGGATGCGCAGCTCGCCCGCGTTGCTGCCGGTGCGCAGATGGGCCGCCAGCCGCTGCACCTCGTCGAGCTGCGCGAAGAGGCGCTCGATGTGCGGATAGAGCGCCTGCGCCTCGGTCGTGGGCGTGAGCCGCCCCTTGGCGCGCTGGAACAGCGGGAAGCCCAGCTGGAGCTCCGCATGCTGCAGCGTGCGGCTGACGGCCGGCTGCGTGATGTTGATGAGCCTGGCCGCCGCGCTCACGCTGCCGGTGAGCATGATGGCGTTGAAGACCTCGATGTGGCGCAGGCGCATCGCGTCAGGCAGTTGGGCTAGTGGCCGGCGGTCTTGCCGCGCGAGATGTCCATGACCATGCGCGCCGCCAGGTAGAGCCGCGGCTCGATCGAATCGATCAGCACGTACTCGGCATCGGCCGAATGCGCGCCGAAGCCCTGCAGACCGAAGCGCTCCACCACCGGGGCCTTGGTCTGCAGCGCGGCAAAGGCCGCGTCGGTGCCGCCGCCGGCCACCTTGTCGTCCGCGCCCAGATCACGGCCCAGTTCCTTGTAGACCGCCTGCGCATGCGCGGCGAGCGCGCGCGACGCGTCCGTGGCCTCCAGCGGCGGACGGCGGCGCTCGAACTTCATCTCGACCTTGGCCTCGGGGATCAGCTGCTTCTTCACCCGCTCCTGCACCTGCTTCTCGATGCGGTCGTAGTCGCTGACCTTGAGCACCCGCACATCGGCGGCGGCGCTGGCCGAAGCCGGGATCACGTTGCGGTTGGTGCCCGACTTCGAGATGGTCCAGTTCATCTTGAGCCCGGTCGCCGGATCGGACAGGTCGCGCATCTGCAGGATCTGGTGCGAGAGCTCGTACAGCGCATTCACACCCAGCTCGGGCGCCGAGCCCGCGTGCGAGGCCTTGCCCGTGACGTTGAGCGACACCGAGGCGATGCCTGCGGTGGCCAGCGAGAGCTTGTCTTCCTTGACCGAGGCGCCTTCGTACGACATCACCACGTCGTGCTCCGCGCCGAGCCGGCTGATGAGCGCGCGCGAACCGGGCGAGCTGATTTCCTCGTCGCCGTTGATCAGTACCGTGAGCGTGCCGTATTCCTTGAAGTCCAGCGCCTTCAGCAGCGCCACCGCGTGCAGGATGACGGCCACGCCCTGCTTGTCGTCGGCAATGCCCAGGCCGTAGGCCTTGTCGCCCTCGATGCGGAAGGGCTGCTTGTTCAGCATGCCGATCTGATAGACCGTGTCCATGTGGGCGATCAGCATGATCTTCTTGCTGCCGGTGCCCTTGAAGGTGGCGCGCACCGCCTTGCCGATCTTCTCCGGCGTGTCCCCCATGCGGTAGGCCTCGGCCGTGGGGTCGACCAGCTCGACCTGGCCGCCCATCGCCTTGAGGCGCTCGGCGATCAGGTTGGCGATCTTGTCCAGGCCTTC
Above is a window of Variovorax sp. RA8 DNA encoding:
- a CDS encoding sulfurtransferase, which codes for MYQTLISVDQLMDLQRNGAPQMVFDCSFDLMKAEAGPAQYRAAHIPGAIYVNLDTDLSAKHGAPGANGEVVVAQADEGPPASGGRHPLPSREKFAAWLSSIGFANNMQAVVYDRNGANYCGRLWWMLKWMGHDAVAVLDGGLQAWQAACGPTSSGEEPARFQSNFVPGEPLAALVDTRTVAARLEKADQTLIDARAAARYRGEVEPLDPIAGHIPGALNRPFTENLGPEGKFKPAAQLRAEFEALLQGRDPATVVHHCGSGVSAVPNVLAMQIAGLGPTALYAGSWSEWSNTPGLPTRQGADA
- a CDS encoding DUF2796 domain-containing protein; its protein translation is MNLQRLLWTFAFTALAAAAPLAATAQARAHVHGQLKLDIAIEGPTVVIEMESPLENFVGFEHAPKTEAEKKMAEDAIGQLRAADQLFKIDPAANCKLGPVTLRSAALGLGKSETGVGEGHADLDGTFAFNCTKATETKFIELALFNAFKGVRQIDVQIVSPDGQFKRTLKRPATRLTWGGK
- a CDS encoding ABC transporter ATP-binding protein; the encoded protein is MSAVLSAEALRYAWPGAPASCIDIEHLDIEAGEAVFLHGPSGCGKSTLLSLLAGVLVADAGRITLLGQDWATLSGAARDRQRVAHVGYIFQQFNLLPYLSVLDNVLLPCRFSARRREQAGREGGACAQAAQLLEAMGLPQALWKRQAMQLSVGQQQRVAAARALIGHPEVVIADEPTSALDEDRREAFLDVLIEACRANRSALVFVSHDQRIAARFGRHLLLPEINRAAMGEPP
- a CDS encoding ABC transporter permease; protein product: MKALFAIAWKSAWNRRFTLALTVLSIALSTFLLLGVERIRTELRDNFSASVSGTDLIVGARTGSSQLLLYSVFRIGAATNNMQWQSVQALAAHPGVDWVVPLSLGDSHRGFAVLATSPDYFQHFRYGNRQPLRLREGKPFAELFDTVIGAEVADRLGYHVGQRITLAHGSGELNVAEHADKPFVVAGVLARTGTPVDRTVHIGLEAMEALHLEWRGGAPLPGVRIPAEQVRKFDLKPKTVTAALVGLKNRAAVFSVQRWVSTYQPEALMAILPGVALDELWSVIGVGENALLLMSALVALVSLAGLVSVVMAGLNERRRELAVLRAVGASLRHVLALLALEGAIVTLLGVALGLVAAALGIALLSPWLQAQFGLTLSLSEPTLNEWALLAGLLAAGWLASLLPGVRAYRLSLADGLSPRI
- a CDS encoding DUF3299 domain-containing protein yields the protein MMKTLRPLLLALCAATVTAYAADPAPQSTSATNPLGGKNAAAKPAPGQPRLIAWEELVPKDWDPMKEFKGMDLSKLEDGDPRANELLMKMQEVSNNAPTNPAMNGVEIKLPGFIVPLEENKGEVTEFLLVPYFGACIHTPPPPANQIVHVRPRQGAKFRAMDTVWITGKLQTLRNDSMMGVSGYHMTAESVTKYTGGAK
- a CDS encoding dodecin, with the translated sequence MSNHVYKLLELTGSSPTSSDDAVQRAIAKASESVRNIQWFEVTETRGHVQDGKIAHWQVTLKVGFTLED
- a CDS encoding ZIP family metal transporter, coding for MNLFVIIAATLVAGIGSVWVAALLLRVGVRRGGGVDPQHLLSLAAGALLATAFMHLLPEAFESRIEPGLLFGVLLGGLVLFFLLDKAELWHHGHEHHHGEEEHHDHDHDHGHGHGHGRSHSHGHDHLRKSGGWAVLTGDSVHCFGDGILIASAFIADLRLGLVAALAVLAHEVPHHIGDLVVLRQSSPDARAALVKVSLAGTMTALGGLAGWWLVDQLHGWLPYFLVLASSSFVYVALADLIPQLQKRLSARETAWQIAWLAAGLLLVMGVSRLAHGEYEHAHEHAEPAHEEHGHKH
- a CDS encoding dienelactone hydrolase family protein, with the protein product MPLMRHSQTGSDLQAEFDSLRPGESTWQGTTRRTALKAAIGVGYAAATLPIAAQTAINTPADGLKAGPVKYSVNGFDVPAYAAAPAGKTGLPVVLVVQEIFGVHEYIADTCRRFAKAGYYAIAPELYARQGDPRSYTDIPKLQAEVVSKVPDAQVMADLDGALKYAAANGGDADEAAITGFCWGGRIVWLYAATGKVKAGVAWYGRLVGQPGALTPKHPIDLVAELKAPVLGLYGGKDQGIPLDTVDKMKAALATGSPAAKASQFVVYPEAGHAFHADYRPSYVAGPAEDGWKRALAWFHSHGID
- a CDS encoding aspartate/glutamate racemase family protein, giving the protein MLKSQTVGILGGMGPAAGADFVRLFVEACARLMRERGEPVRDQAFPEHWLAQVPVPDRSGALESNALGAHQPLEPMLQALGRLAALGSRAVAIACNTAHAWHATLQERFPQIEVLHVAREVSAQLAAEGVRGTALMATEGTYRVGLYEQALADAGLACHLPLAEERRLLMRGIYEGVKAGDMCLAEHCFSRVAQQLADRHGPVAIVMGCTEIPLGLQGSAAVAGLRLVDPARVLASALAVRAYDGISQSQRIHA
- a CDS encoding transporter substrate-binding domain-containing protein, whose amino-acid sequence is MKISVLMAAVALAAAATGAQAADTLAKIAASGKITLAYRESSVPFSYLDGGKPIGFSVELSNAVVEAVKKKLNKPNLEVAMMAVTSQNRIPLLSNGTVDLECGSTTNNSARAKDVSFAVNHFYTGTRLLVKKSSNIKDYADLAKKTITSTTGTTNALVMRKYNAEKNLDMDIVLAKDHADAFLLVESGRAVAFAMDDILLYGLMANAKNPAEFEVVGEALQVEPYACMLAKDDTAFKKLVDDTFIGLMKSGEFEKMYTKWFLQPIPPKNVPLNLPMSPQLRDNIKSPTDKPAT
- a CDS encoding D-amino acid dehydrogenase → MHVGVLGAGIVGLATAWQLSQRGVRVSVVDRAAPGSGASGGNGAQLSYSYVQPLADASIWKQLPKLLFSPSSPLKLRPQLDPLQWRWGLAFLAACNARTSRETTSRLLALAAESRAAFETMLAGLDPDCDYSSTGKLVLYGSAASLDGARRQLELQRTMGSEQRLVTPDECISIEPALAAYRDQMAGAVHTPSECAADCLKLCNALERALRARGVRFLLDCEVQGFDRRDGRVAAVQTSAGDVEADAFVMALGTASHRLGRQLGAYLPVYPLKGYSITVDVDGAPDAAPQVSVTDSARKVVFARIGSRLRVAGMAELVGHDASIPATRIETLAAATRAVFPQASRMEALHPWTGMRPATPTGVPIIGRLAGAPSNMVFNTGHGALGFTLAFGSAERVARQLTA
- a CDS encoding LysR family transcriptional regulator gives rise to the protein MRLRHIEVFNAIMLTGSVSAAARLINITQPAVSRTLQHAELQLGFPLFQRAKGRLTPTTEAQALYPHIERLFAQLDEVQRLAAHLRTGSNAGELRILTVLALSYEVLPRALKAFREQHPGVVVTVESLHSPQIMSALLRQEADVGFAFSPAVHPSLTQEALADSRMVCIAPKGMLPRALVRNGSVALHDLVKVPVVGLDSRDPVGTSLSQACRQAGVGFQQAVVTVQTYHAALAMAHHGLGVALVDGCTAGSADREKVDVLALEPCIPVPIRALRFAERPDSVAVRGITRCMREAIEEMA